One Gossypium arboreum isolate Shixiya-1 chromosome 13, ASM2569848v2, whole genome shotgun sequence genomic window, ttaataaaatgataattaatttatttaagcatttggTAAATAAACTCATAAATTAATGGGTTTAAGTTTCCTTCCTTGTAAATTAATTAATGTATCCAacacacaaatatatatatttgcataaaTTTGATCATTCAACAAATTCCAACATTAATTTTTCAGTTCAAAATATTAGTAATTGTAATTAGATTTTCTAGATAAATAATCATCCTGGAAAATTTAAGTTTCGGAATTTCAGGAGttcaaaaatttattaaaaataataatgtaaaaataaataatataaaaatatatttgtaaaatttataaataattattagcaataaaaattatatatattctaaTCAAAAATGACATTTTGAAGTTTAAGGTTTTTTATGGAAAAAAAGTTTAAGTGgcaaaatttgaatcactcgatAGATTTCGAGTAAATTTACTTTGATTGGAGTTTTTTTTTGGAAAGTAGATGAATTTTTTTACTTTGATGCAGGCTAGAGGTGTGTATGGTCCCGCCACTGCCCACCAAGGCCCTCCTAAAAATGAGAGAgtttgggtaaaatataggcTCAAAATATGGGTTGGGGCAAAAAACAAGGCCCATTTAGAAAACTGGTCGGCCTCGAGTAAAACTTTTTAGCCTGTGCCCAACCctaattatatactaaatatatatattttttatttttaatcatatttacattttattttcaattttaatataacaactttttattatattttcaatttgtgtattgttttaagaattgttttagtctcattttttatttatttcttgtttttatatttgtttttatgttttaaaatgtatttgatttgttatattttaaattttttttatttaatgaaataagctaaaaaaaatttaatatgggccgGGCAGGGCTGGGCTCAGgtttaacaattttatttcgggTCGGGCTTagacaaatttttaaatttatatttcggCTAGGCCCGAGCCTAGAAAAAGAGCCAAGTGGGATGGATTTTGCTTTACTGTCTATAGGTATGAAACAGTAATGGTAATTTTCACCCCACTCCATTATATGAAATTATCATATTATCTTTGTTATAGAAAAATCCATATGTTTtctgtttaatttattttaaaacttatgtttaaatatttacttacctttaaaaaggttaaaattaataacaaaaattaaatttaaacaaaacgaTGTAGGCTGAGATTGAATGCATCCACCATTCATGAAAATGATAGTAATTTTTAAGATTATACATCTATAATAAAGTGAGTTAAATGATAAAGCAAAACATGTCAACTGTAGAGTAGTAGTAGATTTAGTAACATCTACTCCGCCTTATTCTATTATCATCCTtagtattaaatgaaataaaattatgagaaaattttaaaaataacttctttaaaatgaaatttaaatataGAATTTGACTATTTATATCTCTTTTGAATTTGTTCATGTTTGGATAAATAATTCTTTTAGAAAACATTATCCTATTGGAATTccataagttataaaataagaataattttaataatgatattttgaattttaatttttttattttatagtgaGATGATGTTAAATTGTGAAAAAGTACCTTTTTTTTATGTGGAATTTAAATTAATTGTTATActtcaaaaattttatcaattttgagaTCTTCCTTTATTAAGTTGTCATGTATCTCATttctttcatatatttatattttgagtTAATTACACCGACATTCTTAAACTATGGTCCTCATTCTAAATTGATCTCTAaactttaaaatgttttaaagcGATTTAATATCAATCATATCCTTCTATTATTGAAACAgttaatttaaccattaaataGCATGTAAAATCTTAttatgacataatttaaaatgaaaaattaaagaaaaagatttCTACAGcatccattttacaactttttctttaaaattttcattttaaattatgccATAAAATCCGATATCTCATTTAATGGTCGATTTAACAATTTTAGTAATGGAGAGACCTTATGAGTATAACATCAATAACTTGAGGATgtaattagaatgttttaaagTTTGAATACCAATTTAGAATGAAAGTTATAGATTGGGTATGTCTGGTGCAATTAATTAATTCTTAATATTTTAACCCTATAAGATATTTGTCATCCCAGCTTGTAGAGTTAAAAGCAACAAAATTGGAATTCAAACTTGATGTAACAAatatgttttgaaaattttatttggtGATATTCAGGTAAAGAAGCATGGAGATACCATTCAGCAGATCATGAAAggctaaaaatgctaaaatacaGTGCGTTCCAGCAAAAGGAAGCCTATGCAACAGTTCTTCACACATCCGAAGATTATGTTTGTGGTGCCGTTGCTTTGGCTCAAAGCATAATCCGAACCAATTCGACCCGAGATTTAATTCTTCTTCATGATGAAAATATCACCCCCGAATCCTTAGTGGGTTTAAAAGCTGCTGGTTGGGACACCCGGCTGATCAATGGAATCCGAAGCCCCTTTGCTGACAAAGATTCATTCAATGAATGGAATTTTAGTCCTCTTAGAATATGGATGCTAACTTGGTATGATAAAGTTGTTTTCATTGATGCAGATGTTCTAGTTTTCAACAACATTGATTGGCTATTCGTTTTTCCTCAACTATCAGCTGCTCCAAATGATAAAACCTTGTTTAATTATGGGGTGATGGTGATAGAGCCATCATTGTGTATGTTTGAAGATTTGATGGTTAAAGTTTTGGAAATGGATTCATACAATGGCAGTTATCAAGGGTGGTTGAATGAAGTCTTTATATGGTGGCATAGGTTGCCTTTTCAGGTGAATTTCCTCAAGGATTTCGAAGGGGAAGAAGGCCGGCGTCAGGAAAAGATCCTGGATGAGATTTCGGTCCTACATTTTCTGGGGTTGAAGCCATGGATGTGTTACAGGGATTATGATTGTAATTGGGATAAGGAAGGAATGCAGAGGTTTGCAAGTGATAAAGCTCATGAGAAATGGTGGCAAGTGTATGATGAAATGCCTGAGACACTGCAACCATATTGTGGCCTAACAGAGCACATGAATTGGAGATTAAAGAAGTGGAGATGGATAGCTAGGAGCCTTAAACAACCTGATGAACATTGGAAGATTGGTGTAACAGATCCTCGACAGTACAATCTTGGTGCTTGAGAAAGGGTAAGTGCCAAATTCTTGAAGGGAAAATAGAAgaatttgtctttattttttctttctaatgcaaaATAGTATGTatttggtgtttttttttttatagattttatgTAAGATTTTGAAAGTGTGGAACAAGGATTCAACTTATGCCACAAACCTCTGTAAAAGAAGTTATAGAATTCTTTCAATacaataaaatataatacttaatCCCCCATCAATCTCTACGCtatttcttttttatatttttagtctCCAGTTTATGTTTACACAGTTGTTTTGCCCTACGTTAGTCGCATTTGTATGTGAATGTCAGATATAGATATGTATCCAACACGGGCATGTTCACTTCAAGCAATTGAAGTTACAGTGAACGTAATTTCTGAAATGTTTTATGTTTAAACAGTTCGCTTCAAGCAATTCTGATAGATCAAAGACGATCATGACCAAAAGAATTCACTAACAATCATTTTAAAGCTTTCTTTTCTATAAAACCAATAAAGGTATACTCAAGAGTTATTCAAGACCAAATTGGAGATAAAACATCCAAAAAGTTCAGAACATATGGTATTCAACAGGTTTCCCTATTAATGGAAAATAACAGAGAATAAACATCTAACCTGGAACCTGAGTTGCTCTGACTTCATTTCTATTGAAGTGCCCGTGTCCGGCATCTATATCCAATGCATATTTGGACATATCCTCCAAGTTCCCTCCAAATATATATAAATCTGGGAAATTTTGAATATATCGTGTCGGACATATACCTATGTCTGACACTCAGTCGGAGTAACATTCCCTGGTACATAGCCTTCTTCCAACATGAGTTTCAATAGCTCTTCCAGAATCCCATACATAAGCTCTGCTTGTGGATGCATTCTATCTTGCACAACAAAGCTGTGGACTTTCTTTTCAGTCTCTATCCAACTTATACCAATTTCTTTCGACACCCCGATTTCCTTCATTCTCTTAATGGTCCTTGCTCGTTCTTTCCACTTTCCTCGAGAAGAATATATGTTTGCCATTGATACATATGGCACTGGGCTTTCAGGTGTTTCCAAAATCAGCTGATTAGCTGCATATTTCCCTATTTTAGAATCACCACGAATGCTACAGGTACCAAGCAATGCTTGCCAAACAAGCACGTCAACTTTAACAGGCAATCCCTGAATGAATGTCTTAGCTTCATTGAGGAGCCCTGCCCGGCCTAACATGTCAACAACACAAGCATAGTGTTCTGCCCTGGGAATAATTCCATAAACATCAGTCATCGACTTCAAGAGTTCCATACCCTTTTCGACTAAGCCCACATGGCTACAAGCATGAAGCAAAGAGAGGAATGTAACGTCGGTTGGTGCTATTCCATCTGATCTCATTTCCTCGTATAATTGTAGTGCTCTACAGTCATCCCCATGACGAGCAAAAGCTGCAATCATAGAGTTCCACGAAATTGAGTTCCTTTGAGACATTCGACTGAAGACTTTGGCTGACTCCTCTAAATCTCCACATTTGGAATACATGTTGATAAGCCCATTATTAACATAAGAGTTGAaaccaaaatttcttttaatgcTTAATGAATGAATCTGCTTACCCAAACTCAATGAAGTATCCTCACTGAATACCCCTAAAACTGCTGACAACATATTAGGATCAATTTCAATACCTGACTCGAACATTTTCATAAAAAACCTTTTAGCTTCTTCCTCGAACCCATTTTGTGCCAAACCCATAAGGATTACCGTCATCGAAACCTCATCAAGATCTTGTGCAGAttcaaaaattttccatgcatcagtcacttgcccacattTAGAATACATGTCCATTAGTGAACTCTCGATGCAGACTTCGGACTGGATCCCTAACTTCCAtaaaagactatgaatttgaCGCCCTCCCGTTAGTGCTTGCAAACCAGAACATGCCATCAATGAGCTTAAATAAGTTAAAGAATTTGGACACACAGGCCCCGAACGCATTTGATTAAACAATTCCAAGCTTTCTTCATACAGTTCATTTTGCACCAAGCCGGAGATCATAGCTGTCCAAGTAATAACATTCCTTTCAAACATCTCATCAAAAACCTGCCTCCCCGAACTCAAACATCCACATCTAAAATATGAAGTAATCAAAGAATTCCCTACACTAATTTCTTTTTCATACCCGTTCGAAAATACTAATCTATGCATCATCTTAACGATATGATAAAACTCTACTCTGTCGCAAGCTGATAAAATAGTAGTCAAAGTCGCTTGATCAAACCAACAAATACCAGATTTTCTCATTTGTTTGAAGTATGAGAAGCCCTCATCAAACTTCCCATTCCTTAAAAACCCAGACACCATCGTGTTCCACGAAATGGTATCTCTGATTGGCATTTCATCAAACAGCTTGGTCAAATCAGTTAAAGTGCCACATCTTGAGTACATTCCGAGGAGAGAATTCCAAACAACAATAGCATTATTGGAATCCTTAAAATCTTCAATTGGGTAAAGATTTTCAGGGTTTTTGATGAAGGAAGCGTGGATAGAGGAACCCAGAAGGAAGAATCCTTGTTTCCCAGAGAGGGATAAAAGGAGGCTTAAGTCCAAATGGTTGAGAACAAGTTTGGGGAGATTTGAAGATGGGAATTGGTAGAGTTTTGGGGTTTTGAATGGGGAGAGGATAGAAGAGAAACATGAAGGAATTTGGGGAATTAGTGATGTGAAAATCCATTGGGATTTCATCCATTAAAATTGAAACTGGTCAACGATAGAAATATGTTACTACTATCTGTTTCATTCTGCGTTGGGAGAGAAGCAACGCAATGGGCACAAATTGGGCTTTGCCTTAAATGATTGATACTTTTTTTCGGCTTAATTCCAAATTTTATCCTCAACGTTTTCTCTTCTTTTTAATTTCACCCTAATTGTTTTTGGATTACACCCTttcttttgtaaatttattcaAATAGATAATTTTTGGGTGGAAACCGTTAAATCATTAACGGTCAAAAATGTTTGCTGACTGTGCGTGACATTTTTCACTGATTAGGATGCCACGTCAATAAAAATGACGACATGGCAagtaatttttttaatgaaaataaaattatattatattaaaaatttacatggccaaatccaaaaaaaaaaagatgaaaatttaaaaaaaattcaaaagatcaaaatatataattaaaaaaatgtaaaaaatatggAAATATCATAATAAACTCCAGATTTGTGTAATCATATTTAAATGATGTAGAATAATACAGAGATTAGTGCATCAATATGAAATAAATGCGAAAAATAACACaacttgaaaaataattttagataTACCAAATCAGAAATGGGTTTCTTTCACCAAATATGAGATACCGAGTA contains:
- the LOC108461478 gene encoding pentatricopeptide repeat-containing protein At3g05340; translated protein: MKSQWIFTSLIPQIPSCFSSILSPFKTPKLYQFPSSNLPKLVLNHLDLSLLLSLSGKQGFFLLGSSIHASFIKNPENLYPIEDFKDSNNAIVVWNSLLGMYSRCGTLTDLTKLFDEMPIRDTISWNTMVSGFLRNGKFDEGFSYFKQMRKSGICWFDQATLTTILSACDRVEFYHIVKMMHRLVFSNGYEKEISVGNSLITSYFRCGCLSSGRQVFDEMFERNVITWTAMISGLVQNELYEESLELFNQMRSGPVCPNSLTYLSSLMACSGLQALTGGRQIHSLLWKLGIQSEVCIESSLMDMYSKCGQVTDAWKIFESAQDLDEVSMTVILMGLAQNGFEEEAKRFFMKMFESGIEIDPNMLSAVLGVFSEDTSLSLGKQIHSLSIKRNFGFNSYVNNGLINMYSKCGDLEESAKVFSRMSQRNSISWNSMIAAFARHGDDCRALQLYEEMRSDGIAPTDVTFLSLLHACSHVGLVEKGMELLKSMTDVYGIIPRAEHYACVVDMLGRAGLLNEAKTFIQGLPVKVDVLVWQALLGTCSIRGDSKIGKYAANQLILETPESPVPYVSMANIYSSRGKWKERARTIKRMKEIGVSKEIGISWIETEKKVHSFVVQDRMHPQAELMYGILEELLKLMLEEGYVPGNVTPTECQT